Proteins found in one Pseudorasbora parva isolate DD20220531a chromosome 11, ASM2467924v1, whole genome shotgun sequence genomic segment:
- the mars2 gene encoding methionine--tRNA ligase, mitochondrial has protein sequence MSSPCCILTHTKTIVLRLSRHALPRVYSIYHCQALRGFCAGHSQSSRPYYITTPIFYVNASPHIGHVYSAVTADCLHRFKLLQGYNSRFATGTDEHGLKIQQAASNSGKDPLKFCTEVSESFKYVFQRCGILYTDYIRTTEKRHRQTVEHFWTVLHSKGFIYKGTYEGWYSTPDESFLTPTQVTDRTDSEGRRIKVSTESGHKVEWMKEDNYMFRLSDFRTELLHWLRLNPSVIQPVKFHHLVLQWLEDGVPDLSVSRQKSRLQWGISVPGDEEQVIYVWLDALVNYLTVVGYPQNHSQWWTAVHHVVGKDILKFHAIYWPAFLLAAGLPLPQRILVHSHWTVEGKKMSKSLGNVINPLDAMEKFTVDGLRYFLLRQGVPDSDCDYYDDKVIKMCNSELADALGGLLNRCTAPSLNPTQVYPQFCNTCFPKELSEGLCGKAVSEDYRMVEAVSALPVLVEQHFENLHIYKALEAISACVRLTNAFVQRHAPWKLDRKNPEEQQWLDTILHVSLECLRIYGMLLQPVVPDLANKILSRLGVMPEERSWDSLNFLVKYEGRDCGLEGRTMGPDLGVLFNRLERTPKMGTKHKSKS, from the exons ATGAGTTCTCCGTGCTGTATTCTCACTCACACCAAAACAATAGTGCTGAGATTATCCAGACATGCTCTTCCACGCGTCTATAGTATTTATCACTGTCAGGCTTTGCGAGGCTTTTGCGCAGGTCATTCACAGAGCTCGAGACCATATTACATCACTACTCCCATCTTCTACGTCAACGCATCTCCTCACATTGGCCATGTTTATTCAGCCGTCACTGCTGACTGTCTGCACAGATTCAAGCTCTTACAAGGATACAACTCCAGATTTGCCACAG GTACAGATGAACACGGTCTCAAAATCCAACAGGCAGCGAGCAATTCTGGGAAAGACCCTCTGAAGTTCTGCACGGAGGTATCAGAGAGTTTTAAGTATGTTTTCCAAAGATGTGGTATTTTATACACCGACTACATTCGGACAACAGAGAAAAGACATCGACAGACCGTTGAACACTTCTGGACTGTTCTCCATAGCAAAGGCTTCATCTACAAAGGCACTTATGAAGGCTGGTATTCCACTCCAGATGAAAGTTTTCTCACTCCAACTCAAGTCACCGACAGAACAGACTCAGAGGGAAGACGGATCAAAGTATCCACTGAGAGCGGCCACAAG GTGGAGTGGATGAAGGAGGACAATTACATGTTCCGCCTATCAGATTTTCGCACCGAACTGCTTCATTGGCTTCGATTAAACCCCAGTGTCATCCAGCCTGTGAAGTTTCATCACTTGGTTCTTCAGTGGCTGGAGGACGGTGTCCCAGATCTGTCAGTATCTCGCCAGAAAAGCCGCCTTCAGTGGGGTATTTCAGTCCCTGGAGATGAAGAACAAGTAATCTACGTGTGGTTGGATGCTCTGGTGAACTATTTGACTGTTGTTGGTTACCCACAGAATCACTCCCAGTGGTGGACGGCTGTCCATCATGTTGTCGGTAAGGACATTCTTAAGTTTCACGCGATATACTGGCCGGCATTTCTCTTGGCTGCAGGATTACCTCTTCCTCAGAGGATACTTGTGCACTCTCACTGGACGGTGGAAGGAAAGAAAATGTCCAAGAGTCTTGGGAACGTGATCAACCCTTTGGACGCCATGGAGAAGTTCACTGTAGACGGCCTGCGCTACTTCCTTCTGAGACAAGGGGTTCCTGACTCGGACTGTGACTATTATGACGATAAAGTCATCAAGATGTGCAACAGTGAGTTAGCGGATGCTCTCGGTGGGCTTTTAAACCGCTGCACTGCACCCTCACTCAACCCCACACAGGTTTATCCTCAGTTCTGCAACACCTGCTTCCCAAAGGAGCTGTCTGAAGGGCTCTGTGGAAAAGCGGTATCAGAGGACTACAGAATGGTGGAGGCCGTATCTGCGCTTCCGGTCTTAGTAGAGCAGCACTTTGAGAATCTACACATATATAAAGCACTGGAGGCCATTAGCGCATGCGTGCGGCTGACTAACGCCTTTGTCCAAAGACATGCACCGTGGAAGCTTGACCGGAAAAATCCTGAAGAACAGCAGTGGCTAGACACAATCCTTCATGTGTCTTTAGAGTGCCTCAGGATATATGGGATGCTCCTGCAGCCTGTGGTGCCGGATCTTGCAAACAAAATTTTATCTAGGTTGGGAGTCATGCCTGAGGAGAGAAGCTGGGATTCTCTCAACTTCCTGGTGAAATATGAAGGAAGAGACTGTGGTTTAGAAGGGAGAACGATGGGTCCTGACTTGGGAGTGTTGTTTAATCGCCTTGAGAGGACTCCCAAAATGGGAACAAAACACAAGTCAAAATCTTAA
- the hspa4b gene encoding heat shock 70 kDa protein 4b produces MSVVGFDVGFLNCYVAVARAGGIETVANEYSDRCTPACVSFGPRNRSIGAAAKSQMVTHCKNTVQGFKRFHGRAFSDPFVQNMKSSLVYDLAQMPSGTTGIKVMYMEEEKVFSIEQVTAMLLTKLKETAESALKKPVADCVISVPCFYTDAERRSVIDAAQIAGLNCLRLMNETTAVALAYGIYKQDLPAPEEKPRTVVFVDIGHSGYQVSVCAFNKGKLKILATAFDAEMGGKYFDEKLVKYFCDEFAVKYKLDVKSKPRALVRLYQECEKLKKLMSANSSDLPLNIECFMNDIDVSSKLNRAHFEEMCADIFARVEPPLRSLLEQAHLKKDDIYAVEIVGGASRMPAIKERIGKFFGKEPSTTLNADEAVARGCALQCAILSPAFKVREISITDVVPFPISLKWNSAAEDGLGDCEVFPKNHAAPFSKVLTFYRREPFSLDAYYNSPKELPYPDPTIGQYVIQKVVPQASGESSKVKVKVRVNIHGIFSVSSASLVEVQKSEEEEESMDTEQSTEKENENKMQVDQEEQKTPGNGEQEDGEKKAGTEEMETSAEEGKQEKKSDQPPQAKKPKVKTKVLELPIENNPQWQLANDMLNLFVESEGKMIMQDKLEKERNDAKNNVEEYVYEMRDKLHGIFEKFVNESDRDALSLKLEDTEVWLYEDGEDQSKQVYIDKLVELKNLGQPIQERYTEFEERPKAFEELGRQLQQFMKIVEAYKTKEEQYDHLDEAEVQKVDRMVNDVMIWMNSKMNQQSKQSLALEPVVKTSEIQAKTRELYSTCNPIVTKPKPKVDLPKEENPSEPNGPVNTQETPEAQPSGAEQTAADSADATEAKPDMDLD; encoded by the exons ATGTCAGTAGTGGGTTTTGACGTGGGTTTTCTGAACTGCTATGTAGCGGTAGCTCGAGCCGGAGGAATCGAGACTGTGGCCAATGAATACAGCGACAGATGCACACC AGCATGTGTGTCTTTTGGACCACGAAATCGATCAATTGGAGCTGCAGCAAAAAGCCAG ATGGTCACCCACTGCAAAAACACTGTCCAAGGATTCAAGCGTTTCCATGGACGGGCTTTCTCAGATCCATTTGTCCAGAACATGAAGTCCAGTCTCGTTTATGACCTGGCACAGATGCCATCGGGCACAACGGGCATAAAG GTGATGTACATGGAGGAGGAGAAGGTGTTCAGCATTGAACAGGTCACTGCGATGCTCCTCACCAAACTTAAGGAGACCGCTGAGAGTGCCCTCAAGAAGCCCGTTGCAGACTGTGTCATTTCT GTCCCCTGTTTCTATACCGATGCCGAGAGGAGATCCGTCATCGATGCGGCTCAGATTGCAGGACTCAACTGTCTGAGACTCATGAATGAAACCACTGCAG TGGCGCTGGCATACGGGATCTACAAGCAGGATCTTCCAGCTCCTGAGGAAAAGCCAAGGACGGTGGTGTTTGTGGATATTGGCCATTCAGGCTACCAGGTCTCTGTGTGTGCCTTTAATAAAGGCAAGCTTAAG ATTCTTGCTACAGCTTTTGATGCTGAAATGGGAGGAAAATACTTTGATGAGAAGCTGGTCAAATATTTTTGTGACGAGTTTGCAGTGAAGTACAAGCTGGATGTGAAGTCCAAGCCCAGAGCTCTGGTCCGACTCTACCAGGAATGTGAAAAGCTCAAGAAGCTGATGAGTGCTAACTCCTCAGACCTCCCTCTGAACATCGAGTGTTTCATGAACGACATTGATGTTTCAAGCAAACTCAACAG GGCTCATTTTGAAGAGATGTGTGCTGATATTTTTGCCCGAGTGGAACCTCCCTTGCGCAGTTTATTGGAACAAGCTC ATCTGAAAAAAGATGACATCTATGCGGTAGAAATAGTGGGCGGTGCCTCCAGAATGCCGGCCATCAAAGAAAGAATCGGCAAGTTTTTTGGGAAGGAGCCAAGCACGACGCTGAATGCAGATGAGGCCGTGGCCAGAGGCTGTGCGCTGCAG TGTGCCATCCTCTCTCCTGCTTTTAAAGTCCGTGAGATCTCCATAACAGATGTGGTTCCGTTTCCCATCTCTCTGAAGTGGAATTCTGCAGCTGAAGATGGACTCGG CGACTGTGAGGTGTTCCCAAAGAACCACGCGGCGCCTTTCTCCAAAGTGTTGACATTTTACCGGAGAGAGCCGTTCTCCTTGGATGCGTATTACAATAGCCCTAAAGAGCTCCCTTATCCAGATCCCACAATAG GCCAGTACGTTATCCAGAAGGTGGTTCCCCAGGCCTCAGGCGAGAGTTCAAAGGTTAAGGTGAAGGTGCGAGTGAACATCCATGGCATCTTCAGTGTGTCCAGTGCCTCGTTAGTGGAGGTGCAGAAAtctgaggaggaagaggagagcATGGACACAGAGCAGAGCACAGAGAAAGAAAATGAG AACAAAATGCAGGTTGATCAAGAAGAACAAAAGACTCCGGGAAATGGAGAACAGGAAGATGGAGAGAAAAAAGCTGGAACGGAGGAAATGGAG ACATCAGCAGAGGAAGGCAAACAGGAGAAGAAATCAGATCAGCCTCCACAGGCCAAGAAgcctaaagtgaaaacaaaggTCCTGGAGCTGCCCATCGAAAACAACCCACAGTGGCAGTTGGCCAACGACATGCTCAATCTCTTCGTGGAGAGCGAG GGAAAGATGATCATGCAGGACAAGCTTGAGAAGGAGCGCAACGACGCCAAGAACAATGTGGAGGAGTATGTGTACGAGATGAGGGACAAACTCCACGGGATATTCGAGAAGTTCGTCAATGAGAGT GATAGAGATGCCCTCTCACTAAAACTAGAGGACACGGAGGTCTGGCTGTATGAAGATGGTGAAGACCAGTCTAAACAAGTATATATCGACAAACTTGTTGAACTGAAG AATCTCGGCCAACCCATTCAAGAGAGATACACAGAATTTGAGGAGAGACCCAAAGCTTTTGAAGAGTTGGGCCGACAGTTGCAGCAATTCATGAAGATTGTAGAGGCCTACAAAACAAAG GAAGAGCAGTATGATCATCTGGATGAGGCAGAGGTTCAGAAGGTGGACAGGATGGTGAATGATGTCATGATCTGGATGAACAGTAAAATGAACCAGCAGAGTAAACAGAGTCTCGCCTTGGAGCCTGTGGTGAAAACGTCAGAGATACAGGCCAAAACACGG GAGTTGTACTCCACTTGCAATCCCATTGTGACCAAACCCAAGCCCAAAGTGGACTTGCCAAAAGAAGAGAACCCGTCAGAACCCAACGGGCCGGTCAATACGCAGGAAACCCCTGAAGCCCAGCCCAGCGGCGCGGAGCAAACTGCTGCTGACAGTGCAGACGCCACAGAAGCCAAGCCTGACATGGACCTCGATTAA
- the gnpda1 gene encoding glucosamine-6-phosphate isomerase 1, giving the protein MKLIILNDYDQVSEWAAKYIRNRIRKFNPGPDQFFTLGLPTGGTPLGCYKKLIEYHKKGEISFQYVKTFNMDEYVGLPRDHPESYHSFMWNNFFKHIDIRAENAHILDGNASNLEKECQDFEAKIQTAGGIELFVGGIGPDGHIAFNEPGSSLVSRTRVKTLAMDTILANARFFDGDLSKVPTMALTVGVGTVMDAREVMILITGSHKSFALYKAIEEGVNHMWTVSAFQQHPQTVFVCDEDATHELRVKTVKYFKGMMHVHNKMVEEP; this is encoded by the exons ATGAAGCTCATCATACTCAATGACTATGACCAGGTCAGTGAATGGGCAGCTAAATACATCAGGAACAGGATAAGGAAGTTTAATCCAGGTCCTGATCAATTCTTCACTCTGGGTCTTCCAACAG GAGGTACTCCACTTGGATGCTACAAGAAACTGATCGAGTATCACAAGAAGGGAGAAATATCATTTCAGTATGTGAAAACGTTTAATATGGATGAGTACGTAG GACTTCCTAGAGACCATCCAGAAAGTTACCATTCATTCATGTGGAATAACTTCTTCAAGCATATTGACATCCGAGCAGAGAACGCTCACATCCTGGATGGAAACGCATCCAATCTAGAGAAGGAATGTCAAGACTTTGAAGCCAAAATCCAAACTGCTGGAGGAATCGAGCTTTTTGTTGGCG GTATTGGGCCTGATGGTCACATCGCATTCAATGAGCCTGGTTCCAGTCTTGTATCCCGAACCCGTGTTAAGACCTTGGCTATGGACACGATACTGGCTAACGCTCGTTTCTTTGATGGCGATCTCTCTAAAGTCCCCACCATGGCCCTCACGGTCGGTGTTGGCACAGTGATGGACGCTCGAGAG GTCATGATCCTTATCACTGGCTCGCATAAATCATTTGCCCTCTATAAAGCCATAGAAGAGGGAGTCAATCACATGTGGACTGTGTCAGCGTTCCAGCAGCACCCTcagactgtgtttgtgtgtgatgaAGATGCCACACATGAGCTCAGGGTCAAAACAGTCAAGTATTTCAAAG GCATGATGCACGTGCACAACAAGATGGTGGAAGAGCCATAG
- the ndfip1 gene encoding NEDD4 family-interacting protein 1, which translates to MTAQRSGYQQLTNEEESGEVLQQAADAPPPYSSIAASNAAFFEYKEDDVFPKPPSYNVATSLPSYDEAERNKAESTVPLVTDRDEDFIARESFDDTDQLRVGNDGIFMLTFFMAFLFNWIGFFLSFCLTTSAAGRYGAISGFGLSLVKWVLIVRFSTYFPGYFDGQYWLWWVFLVVGFLLFFRGFVNYSRVRNMADHSMSTLPRTRVLFIY; encoded by the exons ATGACAGCTCAGAGGAGTGGATATCAGCAG TTGACCAATGAGGAGGAGTCAGGGGAGGTCCTCCAACAGGCCGCTGATGCACCTCCACCATACAGCAGCATTGCAGCAAGTAATGCAG CTTTTTTTGAGTACAAAGAGGATGATGTGTTCCCTAAACCCCCCTCATACAATGTTGCCACATCACTGCCATCATACGATGAGGCAGAGCGGAACAAAGCAGAGTCCACTGTTCCACTAGTCACTGACCGG GATGAGGACTTCATTGCCAGGGAAAGCTTTGATGATACGGATCAACTGCGGGTTGGGAATGATGGGATATTCATGCTTACATTTTTCA TGGCGTTCCTCTTCAACTGGATTGGTTTCTTCCTGTCCTTCTGTCTGACCACGTCTGCGGCCGGACGCTATGGGGCCATCTCTGGGTTTGGACTGTCCCTGGTCAAATGGGTGCTGATCGTCAGG TTTTCTACCTACTTCCCTGGATATTTTGATGGCCAGTACTGGCTGTGGTGGGTTTTCCTGGTtgtag GATTCCTGCTGTTCTTCCGGGGATTTGTTAACTACTCCAGAGTTCGCAACATGGCGGATCATTCCATGTCCACCCTTCCTCGAACCCGCGTTCTTTTTATCTATTAG